Part of the Labilibaculum antarcticum genome, TATTGGGAACAGATTCAATCACATTCCTTTTCTTTAATTCAGCATATGCCTTAAAAACAGTATCTCTGGATAAAGAACATTCTCTACACATCTCATTTACTGAGGGTAATACATCGCCTGGATGGAGAATTTTTTGACTGATTGCATCCTGAAAGGCTTGTATTAACTGTTGAAATTTTGGTATTGGAGAGTTGCTATCTGGAGTAAATTGGAATGCCTTCATAGGTAATTTATAATTCAAGTGTTCTGTTCTGTTATGGCTCAAATGTATAAATAAATTTTTAATCTGTATAAACTAAGCTGTTTATTTAGTAAATTGATAGGTCAGATCATGAGATATTAGATTGATTTGCAGCACGCTTATTTCCTAAGCCTTACAGCAGATGATTACTGAGTTAATCAGGCTGTAAATCGGGATTTTACAAAACCTTAATGAACTATTGTATATCTAATCCTACAAATTTATTTTTAAATGAAAATACTACTTACAGGAGCTAACGGATACATTGGCAAACGAATATTGCCTATACTATTGGAACAAGGGCATACTGTTGTTTGCTGTGTTAGAGATAAAGAACGCTTCACACCACAGGAGATTGATCATCCCAATTTGGAGGTCTTCGAAGCCGATTTATTGAATTTACAATCTTTAAGCAAACTACCTCTGGATATTGAGGTGAGCTACTATTTGATTCACTCCATGCTTCACAGTACAGATGGATTCGAAGAATTGGAGCAAACCTGCGCACGAAACTTTGTAGCTTACATCGACAACACACAAAACCGGCAAATTATCTATTTAAGTGGAATTGCCAATGTGGAAGTGCTTTCGAGACACCTGGAATCAAGGAAACTGGTTGAAGGTATTCTAAAAAAAAGCAGAAGTTATCATACCATTTTACGAGCTGGAATTATTGTTGGCTCGGGAAGTGCTTCTTTTGAAATCATCAGAGATTTGGTTGAAAAACTAGCGATTATGGTAGCACCTCAATGGCTGCTTACAAAATGCCAGCCCATTGCAATCCGCAACGTTATTGATTTTTTAACCAAGGTTATCGATCACAACGATTGCATGAATCAAACTTTTGACATTGGTGGGCCTGAAGTTTTAAGCTATAAAGAGATGCTTCAACAATATGCCGAAGTCAGAAAGCTGCCGCGGATTATCACCACCCTACCGGTAATGACTCCCCGACTATCTTCCTATTGGTTATATTTCATCACTTCCACATCCTATAATCTGGCCTTAAATCTGGTCGACAGTATGAAAATTGAAGTGATTTGCCGTCCGAATAATTTGGCCTCAACACTACAAATTACCTTAATGCCCTACAAAGAAGCCATAGAGAGAGCAACCGGAAAAATTAAACAGCAAATGGTTATCTCTTCATGGACAGATGCTCTGAGCAGCGGCATACTGACCAATGATAAAATGAAGTATGTTGAACCCCCTGATTTTGGATGTTACACCGATGATAAGCGTTATCGATTTACAAATAATCCGGAACAAGTGATTGAGAATGTTTGGGCTTTAGGCGGCGACAGAGGTTGGTATTACGGCAATTGGCTTTGGCATTTACGTGGCTTGCTCGACAAACTTTTTGGGGGTGTTGGCCTAAACAGAGGACGCAGGCACCCAACCGAAATAGAAATAGGTGATTCTCTTGACTTTTGGCG contains:
- a CDS encoding SDR family oxidoreductase, whose product is MKILLTGANGYIGKRILPILLEQGHTVVCCVRDKERFTPQEIDHPNLEVFEADLLNLQSLSKLPLDIEVSYYLIHSMLHSTDGFEELEQTCARNFVAYIDNTQNRQIIYLSGIANVEVLSRHLESRKLVEGILKKSRSYHTILRAGIIVGSGSASFEIIRDLVEKLAIMVAPQWLLTKCQPIAIRNVIDFLTKVIDHNDCMNQTFDIGGPEVLSYKEMLQQYAEVRKLPRIITTLPVMTPRLSSYWLYFITSTSYNLALNLVDSMKIEVICRPNNLASTLQITLMPYKEAIERATGKIKQQMVISSWTDALSSGILTNDKMKYVEPPDFGCYTDDKRYRFTNNPEQVIENVWALGGDRGWYYGNWLWHLRGLLDKLFGGVGLNRGRRHPTEIEIGDSLDFWRVLLADKEGGRLLLYAEMILPGEAWLEFTISRKNNENFISQKATFRPKGIMGRLYWILSYPFHLFIFRGMVKGIINYNNK